The following are from one region of the Populus trichocarpa isolate Nisqually-1 chromosome 8, P.trichocarpa_v4.1, whole genome shotgun sequence genome:
- the LOC7497777 gene encoding uncharacterized protein LOC7497777: MTLTQFSSTLPNFTCSFKPNKPHSTSWPPNKPLKITTTPITDRVIDFGKYKGKMLGSLPSTYLKWVSKNLRAGDFEHWAKLADQVLQDPVYKDRLEWELADTALNGNNNRSISGSSSLSRNDDSAVSRLLEISERFGWDNEDKVGWSRVNFELLGTSKGGKIPRRSSSSSGVEEDKDLSRVENDKVLSESEERRRERRERAKLKKQVEKRKDKIEIVMKSKDGFGNRVDGDGGVGLEGSKPGRVDHQQDCKVENSSRFPGRESLLKKVLNRKNVL, translated from the coding sequence ATGACCTTAACCCAGTTCTCCTCCACACTTCCTAACTTCACATGCTCTTTCAAGCCCAACAAACCACACAGTACTAGTTGGCCACCCAATAAACCACTCAAAATCACCACAACTCCGATAACAGACCGAGTAATAGACTTTGGCAAGTACAAGGGCAAGATGCTTGGCTCTCTCCCATCTACTTACTTGAAATGGGTTTCCAAGAATCTTCGTGCTGGTGACTTTGAGCACTGGGCTAAGTTAGCCGACCAAGTGCTCCAAGACCCAGTTTACAAGGACAGATTGGAGTGGGAATTAGCTGATACTGCCCTAAATGGAAACAATAATAGGAGTATCAGcggttcttcttctttgtcaaGAAATGATGACAGTGCAGTGTCAAGATTGTTGGAGATTAGTGAGAGGTTTGGCTGGGACAATGAAGATAAAGTTGGGTGGAGTAGAGTCAACTTTGAGCTCTTGGGTACTAGTAAAGGTGGCAAAATACCAAGAAGATCATCTTCCTCTAGTGGTgttgaagaagataaagatttATCGAGAGTGGAGAATGATAAGGTTTTATCAGAAAGTGAAGAGAGGAggagggagagaagagaaagggccAAGTTGAAGAAACAAGTGGAGAAGAGGAAGGATAAGATTGAGATTGTAATGAAGAGTAAGGATGGTTTTGGAAATAGGGTCGATGGTGATGGTGGGGTCGGGCTTGAGGGATCAAAACCAGGGAGGGTTGATCATCAACAAGATTGCAAGGTGGAGAATAGCAGTCGATTTCCTGGAAGAGAATCACTCCTGAAGAAAGTGCTCAATAGAAAAAATGTCTTGTAa
- the LOC7490846 gene encoding GDSL esterase/lipase At1g29670 → MASFSGFCRARTVGYFSRGVNYASAASGIRNETGQNLGERISMDGQLQHHQITVSRIHEIIRDKNLATECLSKCLYSVGMGTNDYINNYFRPQFYPSSRLYTPEQHAIALNQELSQQLTVTLYDYGARKVTTLFGIPPIGCAPAILAAAGTNGSSSSSSSCVDRVNNAVQLFNTGLRSLVDGLNNNLTGASFIYVNTYQVYSTSSSALCIPSSNPCDDRSEYTWWDAIHPSEASNIITATGSYNSQSPFDTYPMDIRRLTRLRVHLYMISRRRHTCSRDGPLRQQKHFQDESFEGFREIIHASSSIFR, encoded by the exons ATGGCCTCCTTTTCTGGGTTCTGCAGAGCTAGGACTGTGGGCTATTTTTCAAGAG GTGTTAATTATGCGTCTGCTGCTTCTGGGATTAGAAATGAAACTGGACAGAACCTG GGAGAACGAATCAGCATGGATGGTCAACTACAACATCACCAAATTACAGTGTCGAGGATTCATGAGATTATAAGAGATAAAAACCTGGCTACAGAGTGCTTAAGTAAATGCCTATATTCAGTTGGAATGGGCACGAATGATTATATTAACAACTACTTCAGGCCACAGTTCTACCCCTCAAGCCGCCTATACACGCCTGAACAGCATGCCATAGCACTTAACCAAGAACTTTCTCAGCAATTAACGGTG ACTTTGTACGACTATGGAGCAAGGAAGGTAACCACCCTGTTTGGGATACCTCCAATAGGTTGTGCTCCCGCCATCTTAGCTGCAGCTGGAACAaatggttcttcttcttcttcctcctcatgTGTAGACCGAGTTAACAATGCAGTCCAGCTTTTCAACACTGGACTCCGTTCGCTAGTGGATGGGCTCAACAACAATCTAACCGGAGCGAGTTTTATATACGTGAATACATACCAGGTATATTCCACTTCTTCTTCAg CACTATGCATTCCATCAAGTAATCCATGTGATGATAGGAGTGAGTATACATGGTGGGATGCAATCCATCCATCTGAGGCTTCTAATATCATAACTGCAACCGGAtcatataattctcaatctccCTTTGATACTTATCCCATGGATATTCGTCGTCTGACTCGGCTTCGAGTTCATTTGTATATGATCAGTAGAAGAAGACATACGTGTAGCCGAGATGGGCCATTGAGACAGCAGAAACATTTTCAAGACGAGAGTTTCGAAGGCTTCAGGGAAATAATACATGCAAGCAGTAGCATTTTCCGTTGA
- the LOC7497778 gene encoding V-type proton ATPase catalytic subunit A produces MPSVYGARLTTFEDSEKESEYGYVRKVSGPVVVADGMAGAAMYELVRVGHDNLIGEIIRLEGHSATIQVYEETAGLMVNDPVLRTHKPLSVELGPGILGNIFDGIQRPLKTIARISGDVYIPRGVSVPALDKDTLWEFQPKKIGEGDLVTGGDLYATVYENTLMQHHVALPPDAMGKVTYIAPPGQYSLKDTVLELEFQGVVKQFTMLQTWPVRTPRPVASKLAADTPLLTGQRVLDALFPSVLGGTCAIPGAFGCGKTVISQALSKYSNSDTVVYVGCGERGNEMAEVLMDFPQLTMTLPDGREESVMKRTTLVANTSNMPVAAREASIYTGITIAEYFRDMGYNVSMMADSTSRWAEALREISGRLAEMPADSGYPAYLAARLASFYERAGKVKCLGSPERTGSVTIVGAVSPPGGDFSDPVTSATLSIVQVFWGLDKKLAQRKHFPSVNWLISYSKYSGALESFYERFDPDFINIRTKAREVLQREDDLNEIVQLVGKDALAEGDKITLETAKLLREDYLAQNAFTPYDKFCPFYKSVWMMRNIIHFYNLANQAVERGAGMDGQKITYSLIKHRLGDLFYRLVSQKFEDPAEGEAALVGKFSKLHEDLTGGFRALEDETR; encoded by the exons ATGCCGTCAGTGTACGGAGCTCGATTGACCACATTCGAAGATTCTGAGAAGGAGAGCGAGTATGGATACGTTCGTAAG GTATCAGGGCCTGTTGTGGTTGCAGATGGTATGGCTGGTGCAGCTATGTATGAACTGGTCCGTGTTGGCCATGACAATCTAATTGGTGAAATTATTCGTTTGGAAGGACATTCTGCAACAATCCAAG TGTATGAGGAAACAGCTGGTTTGATGGTGAACGACCCTGTTCTTCGGACGCACAAG CCATTATCTGTAGAGCTGGGACCGGGAATACTGGGGAATATTTTTGATGGAATTCAG AGGCCTCTAAAAACCATTGCAAGAATATCAGGTGATGTCTATATTCCTCGTGGTGTCTCTGTTCCAGCCCTTGATAAAGACACACTCTGGGAATTTCAGCCCAAGAAAATAG GCGAGGGAGATCTTGTGACTGGTGGAGATTTGTATGCT ACTGTATACGAGAACACTCTAATGCAGCATCATGTTGCACTCCCTCCTGATGCCATGGGGAAAGTCACTTACATTGCACCTCCTGGTCAATATTCATTGAAA GACACTGTGCTGGAGCTTGAGTTCCAGGGTGTCGTAAAGCAATTTACCATGCTTCAG ACTTGGCCAGTACGTACACCAAGACCAGTTGCATCAAAGCTTGCTGCTGATACCCCTCTACTTACTGGGCAG CGTGTCCTTGATGCCCTTTTCCCCTCAGTTCTTGGTGGGACTTGTGCCATACCTGGTGCATTTGGCTGTGGGAAGACTGTCATTAGTCAAGCTCTTTCCAAG TATTCTAACTCCGATACTGTTGTGTATGTGGGCTGTGGAGAAAGAGGAAATGAAATGGCAGAG GTGCTCATGGATTTTCCACAATTGACCATGACTTTGCCTGATGGCCGTGAAGAGTCTGTCATGAAGCGTACAACCCTTGTAGCCAACACTTCTAACATGCCTGTCGCTGCTCGTGAGGCTTCAATTTATACAG GAATCACTATAGCTGAATACTTCCGAGATATGGGCTACAATGTGAGCATGATGGCAGATTCAACATCTCGTTGGGCAGAAGCATTGCGTGAAATTTCTGGACGGCTG GCAGAAATGCCTGCTGATAGTGGGTATCCTGCTTATCTGGCAGCACGTTTGGCCTCATTTTATGAACGTGCTGGAAAAGTAAAATGCCTTGGTTCACCAGAGCGTACAGGTAGTGTTACAATTGTTGGTGCAGTTTCCCCACCAGGAGGTGATTTCTCAGATCCTGTTACTTCTGCTACCCTCAGCATTGTCCAG GTCTTCTGGGGTTTGGACAAGAAACTTGCACAAAGGAAACATTTCCCTTCTGTAAACTGGCTTATTTCCTACTCTAAGTACTCAGGG GCATTGGAGTCATTCTATGAGCGATTTGATCCAGATTTTATCAACATCAGGACAAAGGCACGTGAAGTACTCCAAAGAGAAGACGACTTGAACGAGATTGTCCAA CTTGTTGGAAAGGATGCTTTAGCTGAAGGAGATAAGATTACCCTGGAGACAGCAAAGCTTTTGAGGGAGGACTATCTTGCTCAGAATGCATTTACTCC ATATGACAAGTTCTGTCCTTTCTACAAGTCTGTTTGGATGATGCGCAACATAATTCATTTCTACAATTTGGCCAATCAG GCTGTGGAGAGAGGTGCAGGCATGGATGGTCAGAAGATAACATACAGCCTTATCAAGCATCGGTTGGGAGACCTCTTCTATCGTTTAGT GTCTCAAAAATTCGAGGATCCAGCAGAAGGGGAAGCAGCACTTGTGGGAAAATTCAGCAAGTTGCATGAAGATTTGACTGGCGGTTTCCGTGCCTTGGAGGACGAGACTCGTTGA
- the LOC7497779 gene encoding cysteine desulfurase, mitochondrial has product MAKSSTPHSFARRDLGEICVNYDNRRLENLSTATLPRHASNITGGPQCVLDSCRHLQEEAFEVAYLPVGNDGIVDLEKLREGVDKAGYSISGGDGGWRKRRWGMMMRGLGVRRRGGWMELGLSLMVVVVNGSVERRNAGNLNLSFACVEGQSLLMGLKEVAVSSGSACTSASLEEPSYVSRALGVDEDMAHTSIRFGIDRRAIELTVREMSPLYEMMKEGSDINGHNTDWLIH; this is encoded by the exons ATGGCGAAATCATCAACACCTCACTCATTTGCCA GGAGGGATCTAGGCGAAATATGTGTAAA CTATGACAATAGAAGGCTTGAAAATCTCAGCACGGCCACTCTACCTCGACATGCAAGCAACATCACCGGTGGGCCCCAGTGTGTGTTGGACTCTTGCCGGCATCTTCAGGAAGAGGCTTTTGAGGTTGCGTATTTACCGGTTGGGAATGATGGGATTGTTGATTTGGAGAAGTTGAGAGAGGGGGTCGATAAGGCCGGATACTCCATTAGTGGTGGGGATGGGGGTTGGCGAAAGAGGAGATGGGGTATGATGATGAGAGGATTGGGGGTTCGCAGGAGAGGAGGTTGGATGGAGTTAGGGCTAAGCTTGATGGTGGTCGTGGTGAATGGGAGTGTTGAGAGGAGGAATGCAGGGAATTTGAATCTTTCGTTTGCGTGCGTGGAAGGGCAGAGTTTGTTGATGGGGTTGAAGGAAGTGGCTGTGTCGAGTGGGAGCGCGTGTACAAGTGCTAGTTTAGAAGAGCCTTCGTATGTGTCGAGGGCATTGGGGGTGGATGAGGACATGGCGCATACTTCAATTAGGTTTGGGATTGACAGGAGGGCAATTGAGCTTACTGTGCGGGAAATGAGCCCCCTTTATGAGATGATGAAGGAAGGTAGTGATATTAATGGGCACAACACTGATTGGTTAATACACTGA
- the LOC7490847 gene encoding 7-dehydrocholesterol reductase isoform X2: protein MAETKTVHSPLVTYASVLSLLTLCPPFVILLWYTMVHADGSVCQTWDFLKQHGLQGFINIWPGPTAISWKIIACYAAFEAALQLLLPGKTVEGPVSPEGNRPVYKANGMAAYTVTLVTYLSLWWFGIFNPSIVYDHLGEIFSALIFGSLVFCIFLYIKGHLAPSSTDSGSSGNIIIDFYWGMELYPRIGKSFDIKVFTNCRFGMMSWAVLALTYCIKQLALCILAAGVLSIYVNYDCDRQRQEFRRTDGKCLVWGKAPSKIVASYTTTSGETKTSLLLTSGWWGLSRHFHYVPEILAAFFWTVPALFNHFLPYFYVIFLTILLFDRAKRDDDRCGSKYGKYWKLYCERVRYRIVPGIY from the exons ATGGCAGAAACAAAAACTGTTCATTCGCCACTGGTTACTTATGCTTCAGTGCTCTCGCTTCTCACTCTCTGCCCTCCTTTTGTTATTCTACT ATGGTACACGATGGTGCATGCTGATGGGTCCGTATGTCAAACTTGGGATTTCTTGAAGCAACATGGCTTGCAAGGATTTATAAATATTTGGCCAGGGCCCACTGCAATTTCCTGGAAAATTATTGCTTGTTATGCAGCATTTGAGGCTGCACTGCAGCTTCTTTTACCTGGAAAGACGGTTGAGGGTCCAGTTTCTCCTGAAGGAAACCGACCTGTTTACAAG GCGAATGGCATGGCAGCGTACACAGTGACTTTGGTTACCTATCTCAGCCTTTGGTG GTTTGGTATATTCAACCCCTCGATTGTTTATGATCATTTGGGAGAAATATTTTCTGCTCTCATTTTCGGAAGCTTAGTCTTCTGTATTTTCTTATACATAAAA GGCCATTTGGCTCCATCGTCTACTGATTCTGGTTCATCCGGGAACATAATAATCGACTTCTATTGG GGTATGGAGCTGTATCCTCGAATTGGAAAGAGCTTCGACATCAAAGTTTTCACAAACTGCAGATTTGGGATGATGTCTTGGGCTGTTCTGGCATTGACCTATTGCATTAAGCAG CTTGCACTCTGTATACTAGCAGCAGGCGTTCTCTCCATATATGTCAATTATGACTGTGACAGGCAAAGGCAGGAATTTCGCAGAACAGATGGCAAATGTTTGGTCTGGGGAAAGGCTCCATCAAAG ATTGTGGCCTCATACACTACAACATCCGGGGAGACAAAGACAAGCCTCCTTTTGACTTCAGGATG GTGGGGCTTATCTCGTCATTTCCATTATGTACCTGAAATATTAGCTGCTTTTTTCTGGACTGTCCCGGCTCTTTTTAATCAC TTTCTACCCTATTTCTATGTGATATTTCTAACCATCCTTCTGTTTGACCGAGCTAAAAGGGATGATGATCGATGTGGATCCAA ATACGGGAAGTACTGGAAGTTGTACTGTGAGAGGGTCCGCTACCGGATTGTTCCGGGAATCTACTAA
- the LOC7490847 gene encoding 7-dehydrocholesterol reductase isoform X1, with amino-acid sequence MAETKTVHSPLVTYASVLSLLTLCPPFVILLWYTMVHADGSVCQTWDFLKQHGLQGFINIWPGPTAISWKIIACYAAFEAALQLLLPGKTVEGPVSPEGNRPVYKANGMAAYTVTLVTYLSLWWFGIFNPSIVYDHLGEIFSALIFGSLVFCIFLYIKGHLAPSSTDSGSSGNIIIDFYWGMELYPRIGKSFDIKVFTNCRFGMMSWAVLALTYCIKQYEQNGKVADSMLVNTILMLVYVTKFFWWEVGYWNTMDIAHDRAGFYICWGCLVWVPSVYTSPGMYLVNHPVNLGLQLALCILAAGVLSIYVNYDCDRQRQEFRRTDGKCLVWGKAPSKIVASYTTTSGETKTSLLLTSGWWGLSRHFHYVPEILAAFFWTVPALFNHFLPYFYVIFLTILLFDRAKRDDDRCGSKYGKYWKLYCERVRYRIVPGIY; translated from the exons ATGGCAGAAACAAAAACTGTTCATTCGCCACTGGTTACTTATGCTTCAGTGCTCTCGCTTCTCACTCTCTGCCCTCCTTTTGTTATTCTACT ATGGTACACGATGGTGCATGCTGATGGGTCCGTATGTCAAACTTGGGATTTCTTGAAGCAACATGGCTTGCAAGGATTTATAAATATTTGGCCAGGGCCCACTGCAATTTCCTGGAAAATTATTGCTTGTTATGCAGCATTTGAGGCTGCACTGCAGCTTCTTTTACCTGGAAAGACGGTTGAGGGTCCAGTTTCTCCTGAAGGAAACCGACCTGTTTACAAG GCGAATGGCATGGCAGCGTACACAGTGACTTTGGTTACCTATCTCAGCCTTTGGTG GTTTGGTATATTCAACCCCTCGATTGTTTATGATCATTTGGGAGAAATATTTTCTGCTCTCATTTTCGGAAGCTTAGTCTTCTGTATTTTCTTATACATAAAA GGCCATTTGGCTCCATCGTCTACTGATTCTGGTTCATCCGGGAACATAATAATCGACTTCTATTGG GGTATGGAGCTGTATCCTCGAATTGGAAAGAGCTTCGACATCAAAGTTTTCACAAACTGCAGATTTGGGATGATGTCTTGGGCTGTTCTGGCATTGACCTATTGCATTAAGCAG TATGAGCAGAATGGGAAAGTAGCTGATTCCATGCTTGTAAATACAATATTGATGCTGGTGTACGTCACAAAGTTTTTTTGGTGGGAAGTTGGCTACTGGAACACAATGGACATTGCACATGATCGAG CtggattttatatttgttgggGATGCTTAGTATGGGTTCCATCTGTGTATACTTCTCCGGGCATGTACCTTGTTAACCATCCTGTGAACCTTGGACTTCAG CTTGCACTCTGTATACTAGCAGCAGGCGTTCTCTCCATATATGTCAATTATGACTGTGACAGGCAAAGGCAGGAATTTCGCAGAACAGATGGCAAATGTTTGGTCTGGGGAAAGGCTCCATCAAAG ATTGTGGCCTCATACACTACAACATCCGGGGAGACAAAGACAAGCCTCCTTTTGACTTCAGGATG GTGGGGCTTATCTCGTCATTTCCATTATGTACCTGAAATATTAGCTGCTTTTTTCTGGACTGTCCCGGCTCTTTTTAATCAC TTTCTACCCTATTTCTATGTGATATTTCTAACCATCCTTCTGTTTGACCGAGCTAAAAGGGATGATGATCGATGTGGATCCAA ATACGGGAAGTACTGGAAGTTGTACTGTGAGAGGGTCCGCTACCGGATTGTTCCGGGAATCTACTAA
- the LOC7490848 gene encoding uncharacterized protein LOC7490848 isoform X1, translating to MTEVVSNISPPPGAVATVSDAPPIHYMVKIESFSSLGKNAVETYESGVFEAGGYKWKLVLYPNGNKSNNVKDHISLYLAMVDASSLPRGWEVNVIFRLFLLDQNKDSYLVIQAGKERRFHGLKLECGFDQFIKLSTFNDARYGFVLEDTCVLGAEVFVCGERSRGKGEVLSMKKDPTASKYTWKIVDFSKLDEKRQESQIFSTGDHQWKIVLYPKGKGPGMGTHLSLYLALDLATLPAGCRVYAEYTLRLVDQLYDRKFDMYGKAKSWFGASSSENGWSRYGLLSLYQSNNYLFAKDICMIEAEVIVLGIGSPF from the exons ATGACAGAAGTTGTCAGCAATATTTCTCcccctcctg GTGCTGTAGCAACCGTATCAGATGCACCTCCCATCCATTACATGGTTAAAATAGAGTCATTTTCGTCACTTGGGAAAAATGCAGTGGAGACATATGAATCAGGGGTTTTTGAAGCTGGAGGCTATAAATG GAAATTAGTTCTTTATCCGAACGGAAACAAGAGCAATAATGTAAAAGATCACATCTCTCTCTATTTAGCAATGGTTGACGCAAGTTCTCTTCCACGTGGTTGGGAGGTCAACGTGATTTTCCGGTTGTTCTTGCTTGACCAAAACAAGGACAGCTACTTGGTAATTCAAG CAGGAAAGGAAAGACGCTTTCATGGATTGAAGCTTGAATGTGGTTTTGATCAATTCATTAAGCTTTCAACATTTAATGATGCTCGTTATGGATTCGTTCTGGAAGACACTTGTGTGCTTGGAGCTGAAGTATTTGTCTGTGGAGAAAGAAGCAGAGGCAAAGGAGAGGTCTTATCAATGAAAAAGGATCCTACTGCTTCCAAGTACACTTGGAAGATCGTGGACTTTTCCAAGTTGGATGAAAAACGCCAAGAATCACAAATATTCAGCACGGGAGATCATCAATG GAAGATAGTGCTCTATCCTAAGGGAAAAGGTCCTGGAATGGGCACCCATCTTTCTCTGTACTTGGCTCTGGATTTGGCAACGCTCCCTGCTGGTTGCAGAGTATATGCGGAATACACCTTGCGCCTTGTGGATCAATTATATGACAGAAAGTTCGACATGTATGGTAAAG CTAAAAGCTGGTTTGGTGCGTCAAGCTCAGAAAATGGATGGTCAAGATATGGTCTCCTGAGTTTATATCAGTCAAACAATTACCTTTTTGCCAAGGACATTTGCATGATTGAAGCAGAGGTCATAGTACTTGGAATTGGTTCTCCCTTttag
- the LOC7490848 gene encoding uncharacterized protein LOC7490848 isoform X2 produces MTEVVSNISPPPGAVATVSDAPPIHYMVKIESFSSLGKNAVETYESGVFEAGGYKWKLVLYPNGNKSNNVKDHISLYLAMVDASSLPRGWEVNVIFRLFLLDQNKDSYLVIQAGKERRFHGLKLECGFDQFIKLSTFNDARYGFVLEDTCVLGAEVFVCGERSRGKGEVLSMKKDPTASKYTWKIVDFSKLDEKRQESQIFSTGDHQWKIVLYPKGKGPGMGTHLSLYLALDLATLPAGCRVYAEYTLRLVDQLYDRKFDMYGKAKSWFGASSSENGWSRYGLLSLYQSNNYLFAKDICMIEAEVIVLGIGSPF; encoded by the exons GTGCTGTAGCAACCGTATCAGATGCACCTCCCATCCATTACATGGTTAAAATAGAGTCATTTTCGTCACTTGGGAAAAATGCAGTGGAGACATATGAATCAGGGGTTTTTGAAGCTGGAGGCTATAAATG GAAATTAGTTCTTTATCCGAACGGAAACAAGAGCAATAATGTAAAAGATCACATCTCTCTCTATTTAGCAATGGTTGACGCAAGTTCTCTTCCACGTGGTTGGGAGGTCAACGTGATTTTCCGGTTGTTCTTGCTTGACCAAAACAAGGACAGCTACTTGGTAATTCAAG CAGGAAAGGAAAGACGCTTTCATGGATTGAAGCTTGAATGTGGTTTTGATCAATTCATTAAGCTTTCAACATTTAATGATGCTCGTTATGGATTCGTTCTGGAAGACACTTGTGTGCTTGGAGCTGAAGTATTTGTCTGTGGAGAAAGAAGCAGAGGCAAAGGAGAGGTCTTATCAATGAAAAAGGATCCTACTGCTTCCAAGTACACTTGGAAGATCGTGGACTTTTCCAAGTTGGATGAAAAACGCCAAGAATCACAAATATTCAGCACGGGAGATCATCAATG GAAGATAGTGCTCTATCCTAAGGGAAAAGGTCCTGGAATGGGCACCCATCTTTCTCTGTACTTGGCTCTGGATTTGGCAACGCTCCCTGCTGGTTGCAGAGTATATGCGGAATACACCTTGCGCCTTGTGGATCAATTATATGACAGAAAGTTCGACATGTATGGTAAAG CTAAAAGCTGGTTTGGTGCGTCAAGCTCAGAAAATGGATGGTCAAGATATGGTCTCCTGAGTTTATATCAGTCAAACAATTACCTTTTTGCCAAGGACATTTGCATGATTGAAGCAGAGGTCATAGTACTTGGAATTGGTTCTCCCTTttag
- the LOC7490848 gene encoding ubiquitin C-terminal hydrolase 12 isoform X3: MTEVVSNISPPPGAVATVSDAPPIHYMVKIESFSSLGKNAVETYESGVFEAGGYKWKLVLYPNGNKSNNVKDHISLYLAMVDASSLPRGWEVNVIFRLFLLDQNKDSYLVIQAGKERRFHGLKLECGFDQFIKLSTFNDARYGFVLEDTCVLGAEVFVCGERSRGKGEVLSMKKDPTASKYTWKIVDFSKLDEKRQESQIFSTGDHQCLPKQFVSGQNETTSTEDSALS, translated from the exons ATGACAGAAGTTGTCAGCAATATTTCTCcccctcctg GTGCTGTAGCAACCGTATCAGATGCACCTCCCATCCATTACATGGTTAAAATAGAGTCATTTTCGTCACTTGGGAAAAATGCAGTGGAGACATATGAATCAGGGGTTTTTGAAGCTGGAGGCTATAAATG GAAATTAGTTCTTTATCCGAACGGAAACAAGAGCAATAATGTAAAAGATCACATCTCTCTCTATTTAGCAATGGTTGACGCAAGTTCTCTTCCACGTGGTTGGGAGGTCAACGTGATTTTCCGGTTGTTCTTGCTTGACCAAAACAAGGACAGCTACTTGGTAATTCAAG CAGGAAAGGAAAGACGCTTTCATGGATTGAAGCTTGAATGTGGTTTTGATCAATTCATTAAGCTTTCAACATTTAATGATGCTCGTTATGGATTCGTTCTGGAAGACACTTGTGTGCTTGGAGCTGAAGTATTTGTCTGTGGAGAAAGAAGCAGAGGCAAAGGAGAGGTCTTATCAATGAAAAAGGATCCTACTGCTTCCAAGTACACTTGGAAGATCGTGGACTTTTCCAAGTTGGATGAAAAACGCCAAGAATCACAAATATTCAGCACGGGAGATCATCAATG CTTGCCCAAACAATTCGTTAGTGGTCAGAACGAAACAACCAGTACA GAAGATAGTGCTCTATCCTAA